The nucleotide sequence GGGCCTGTGTACCAGTGACGGCTTCCTGGGGACCTTTGGCATCGCCGTGCGGCGCGAAATCATGGCGGACGAGGAATGAGTTTGCCGGACCCTCTTGTCCCCTCGGAGGTCGATTTGCAGGACTTCCCGTTCATGCCATTGCAGGTAGCGAGGCTGCGCGACAGCGACCTCGCGGCCGAAGAGGAACCGGAGACGTGCTGGTACGCGGTGCTGCTCTGGGCAGCCTCGTGGCACCAGATTCCGGCCGGCAGTCTGCCCGACAATGACACCGTTTTGATGCGCCTGGTCGGGCTCGGACGCGACAAGCGGACATGGAACAAACACCGAAAAGGAGCCCTTCGAGGCTTCGTTTTGTGCAGTGACGGACGACTTTATCACAAGACAGTCGCAGAACAGGCCATCGAAAGCTGGACAGGCAAGTTGCGCCAAAGGCATCGGACTTTCTGCGCCGCGGTGCGCCAGCACAATGCCCGCAACCCGGAAAATAAGCTGCAATCTCCGTCATTTGACGAATGGGAAGCGCTCGGTCGTCCCGCGAGCGTAGCCGAGAACGTCACGGACCTGTCACGCGTACAGGAGGACAATGTCACGCGTGACAAAGGCTCCAAGGGACAGGGACAGGGACAGGGACAGGGACATCCTAGTAATACGTTAGAACCTGACGGTTCTAACGCCGCTGACGCGGCGTCGGCTGAAAAGTCCCCTCAGGCGATCGATGCCGTCAAGATCATCTTCGACACCGGTGTTCGCCAACTGGCGGTGAGCGGGAAGCGCGATGCCGAAGCCAGATCGATCATCGGCCGATGGCGAAAACAATTCGGCGACAGCATCGTCCTCGCCGTCCTCCCGCGGTGCGAGGTCGAGCGACCAAGCGACCCCCTCGAATGGATCAGCAAGGCCCTCCAGGCGGAGGCCAGAAAGGCAGCAGGAAACGGTTATGGAAACTCAGATCGACAAGGTCGCGGCGGAAGCACCCGCAGTGCAGCGCAACTCGCACTCGAACGACTTCATCAAGGCTAGCGAGATCGTCCCTCAACTAGCAGCTTGCCTTGCGCTCGTGAGGCCGGTCAGCATGTCCGAGGATGCCGCGGCCGAGTGGCTCACCGTCGCCGCTGC is from Croceibacterium aestuarii and encodes:
- a CDS encoding DUF1376 domain-containing protein yields the protein MSLPDPLVPSEVDLQDFPFMPLQVARLRDSDLAAEEEPETCWYAVLLWAASWHQIPAGSLPDNDTVLMRLVGLGRDKRTWNKHRKGALRGFVLCSDGRLYHKTVAEQAIESWTGKLRQRHRTFCAAVRQHNARNPENKLQSPSFDEWEALGRPASVAENVTDLSRVQEDNVTRDKGSKGQGQGQGQGHPSNTLEPDGSNAADAASAEKSPQAIDAVKIIFDTGVRQLAVSGKRDAEARSIIGRWRKQFGDSIVLAVLPRCEVERPSDPLEWISKALQAEARKAAGNGYGNSDRQGRGGSTRSAAQLALERLHQG